The following are encoded together in the Chromatiales bacterium genome:
- a CDS encoding alpha/beta hydrolase: protein MSLPVMLRRLALGLLLLLPLAAAAEQLTLKDGDTTLTAELKLADGKSLEDGVIVMLHGTLAHSRMEIMQAMQNVMAARGYSSLAVNLGYDISNREGMMDCAATHTHLHEDAVREVGLWVDWLKSEGAGQLALLGHSRGGNQIAMYAKAHPDMNDVPMILIAPATHDADKEAKSYKERYGKPLESVVKRAEGMVKAGKGDELLKGIGFVYCEDATASAASVVSYYDATDRDTPALLAEMKRPVLVFAGSEDTTVADLPEKMAPIADGETIRFEVIDGADHFFRDLYAEDVADIIEGYLGW, encoded by the coding sequence ATGAGCCTACCCGTAATGCTGCGCCGCCTGGCGCTCGGTCTGTTGTTGCTGCTGCCGCTTGCCGCAGCGGCCGAGCAGCTCACGCTCAAGGATGGCGACACCACCCTGACCGCGGAGCTGAAGCTGGCCGATGGCAAGTCCCTGGAAGACGGCGTGATCGTGATGCTGCACGGTACGCTGGCGCACAGCCGCATGGAGATAATGCAGGCCATGCAGAACGTGATGGCCGCGCGCGGCTACAGCTCGCTGGCCGTCAACCTCGGCTACGACATCAGCAACCGCGAGGGGATGATGGACTGCGCCGCCACCCACACCCATCTTCACGAGGACGCGGTGCGCGAGGTGGGCCTGTGGGTCGACTGGCTGAAGTCCGAGGGCGCCGGGCAGTTGGCGCTGCTGGGCCACTCGCGCGGCGGCAACCAGATCGCCATGTATGCCAAGGCCCATCCGGACATGAACGATGTGCCGATGATCCTCATCGCCCCGGCGACGCATGATGCAGACAAGGAAGCGAAGTCCTACAAGGAGCGGTATGGCAAGCCGCTGGAGTCCGTGGTGAAACGCGCAGAAGGCATGGTCAAGGCCGGCAAGGGTGACGAGCTGCTGAAGGGCATCGGCTTCGTCTACTGCGAGGATGCCACCGCCTCTGCGGCGTCCGTGGTCTCCTATTACGACGCCACCGATCGCGACACCCCGGCACTGCTGGCAGAGATGAAGCGTCCGGTGCTGGTGTTCGCCGGTTCGGAAGACACCACCGTGGCCGATCTGCCGGAGAAGATGGCGCCGATCGCCGATGGTGAGACCATCCGCTTCGAGGTCATCGACGGCGCCGACCACTTCTTCCGCGACCTCTACGCAGAGGACGTGGCCGACATCATCGAGGGCTATCTGGGCTGGTAG
- the ettA gene encoding energy-dependent translational throttle protein EttA, with amino-acid sequence MAQYVFTMNGLGKVVPPKKEILRDISLNFFPGAKIGVLGYNGAGKSTLLRIMAGVDTDFIGEARPQPGINIGYLPQEPQLDPAKDVRGNVEDGLKEVKEAQQKLEAVYAAYAEPDADFDALAAEQARLENIIQAADAHNLDHKLEVAAEALRLPPWDADVTKLSGGERRRVALCRLLLSAPDMLILDEPTNHLDAESVAWLERFLHDFPGTVVAVTHDRYFLDNVAGWILELDRGHGIPWEGNYSSWLEQKERRLEIEQKQEAARVKAMKHELEWVRTNPKGRHAKSKARLARFEELSSSDYQKRSETNEIYIPPGPRLGDKVIEARGISKAFGDRVLYQDLSFSLPRGGIVGVIGPNGAGKTTLFRMIVGQENPDAGEFEVGESVEIGYVDQSRDALDARKSVWEEISDGQDIITVGNFEMPSRAYVSRFNFKGTDQQKRVGELSGGERNRVHLAKLLRSGGNLLLLDEPTNDLDVETLRALEEALLEFPGSAVVISHDRWFLDRIATHILAFEDDGSVTWFEGNYTDYEEDRRTRLGAEADQPHRMKYRKLAD; translated from the coding sequence ATGGCGCAATACGTCTTTACCATGAACGGCCTCGGCAAGGTCGTGCCGCCCAAGAAGGAAATCCTTCGCGACATCTCCCTCAATTTCTTCCCCGGCGCCAAGATCGGCGTGCTCGGCTACAACGGCGCCGGCAAGTCCACCCTGCTGCGCATCATGGCCGGCGTCGACACGGACTTCATCGGCGAGGCCCGCCCGCAGCCCGGCATCAACATCGGCTACCTGCCGCAGGAACCGCAGCTCGACCCGGCTAAGGACGTGCGCGGCAACGTCGAGGACGGCCTGAAGGAGGTGAAGGAGGCCCAGCAGAAGCTCGAGGCCGTCTACGCCGCCTACGCCGAGCCCGACGCCGACTTCGATGCCCTGGCCGCCGAACAGGCCCGCCTGGAGAACATCATCCAGGCCGCGGACGCCCACAATCTCGATCACAAGCTGGAAGTCGCCGCAGAGGCCCTGCGCCTGCCGCCCTGGGATGCCGACGTGACCAAGCTCTCCGGCGGCGAGCGCCGCCGCGTGGCCCTGTGCCGCCTGCTGCTGTCGGCGCCCGACATGCTGATCCTCGACGAACCCACCAACCACCTGGACGCCGAGTCCGTCGCCTGGCTGGAGCGCTTCCTGCACGACTTCCCGGGCACCGTGGTGGCCGTCACCCATGACCGCTACTTCCTCGACAACGTGGCCGGCTGGATCCTCGAACTCGACCGCGGCCACGGCATCCCCTGGGAGGGCAACTATTCCTCCTGGCTGGAGCAGAAGGAACGCCGGCTGGAGATCGAACAGAAGCAGGAGGCGGCCCGCGTCAAGGCCATGAAGCACGAGCTCGAGTGGGTGCGCACCAATCCCAAGGGACGTCACGCCAAGAGCAAGGCGCGCCTGGCGCGCTTCGAGGAGCTCTCCTCCTCCGATTACCAGAAACGCTCGGAGACCAACGAGATCTACATCCCGCCGGGCCCGCGCCTGGGCGACAAGGTCATCGAGGCCCGCGGCATCAGCAAGGCCTTCGGCGACCGCGTGCTGTACCAGGACCTGTCCTTCAGCCTGCCGCGCGGCGGCATCGTCGGCGTGATCGGCCCCAACGGCGCGGGCAAGACCACCCTGTTCCGCATGATCGTGGGGCAGGAAAACCCGGATGCCGGCGAGTTCGAGGTCGGCGAATCGGTCGAGATCGGCTATGTCGACCAGTCGCGCGACGCGCTGGATGCCAGGAAGAGCGTCTGGGAAGAGATCTCCGACGGACAGGACATCATCACCGTCGGCAACTTCGAGATGCCCTCGCGCGCCTATGTCAGCCGCTTCAACTTCAAGGGCACCGACCAGCAGAAGCGCGTCGGCGAGCTCTCGGGCGGCGAGCGCAACCGCGTGCACCTGGCCAAGCTGCTGCGCTCGGGCGGCAACCTGCTGCTGCTCGACGAGCCCACCAACGATCTGGACGTCGAGACCCTGCGCGCCCTGGAAGAGGCCCTGCTCGAGTTCCCGGGCTCGGCCGTGGTGATCTCGCATGATCGCTGGTTCCTCGACCGCATCGCCACCCACATCCTCGCCTTCGAGGACGACGGCTCGGTGACCTGGTTCGAGGGCAACTACACCGACTACGAGGAAGACCGGCGCACCCGTCTCGGCGCGGAGGCCGATCAACCGCACCGGATGAAGTACCGGAAACTGGCCGACTGA
- a CDS encoding RMD1 family protein: protein MSELFAGRTEVLARAVLVGERIEVRALENAERLASSPSTVAVGTSGCAVLFRYGVVVFFGVEAMEEATFLDQLQRLVTAPCSGRAETESLRLHIAADGRDQVANGELRTGDARIERLQVIADILAKSVVLAEYEARVGKAFDEAEPQAAAMAQKGTSAHRGRQLIRDIGSGLHSLHRMVGRVEVGEKPEILWEKPELELLYVRLEDEYELKERQLALERKLDVISRTAETQLELLQARRTLRVEWYITILIVIEIMLTLYEMFIRGGTH from the coding sequence ATGAGCGAACTCTTTGCGGGGCGGACCGAGGTCCTGGCCCGCGCGGTACTGGTCGGCGAGCGTATCGAGGTACGCGCGCTGGAGAATGCCGAGCGCCTGGCCTCCTCCCCGTCCACCGTGGCGGTGGGCACCAGCGGCTGTGCCGTGCTGTTCCGCTATGGCGTGGTGGTGTTCTTCGGGGTGGAGGCCATGGAAGAGGCCACCTTCCTCGACCAGCTGCAGCGGCTGGTCACGGCACCCTGCAGCGGGCGCGCCGAAACCGAGAGCCTGCGCCTGCACATCGCGGCCGACGGGCGCGACCAGGTCGCCAACGGCGAGCTGCGCACGGGTGACGCCCGCATCGAGCGTCTGCAGGTGATCGCCGACATCCTCGCCAAGAGCGTGGTGCTGGCCGAGTACGAGGCCCGCGTCGGCAAGGCCTTCGACGAGGCCGAGCCACAGGCCGCCGCCATGGCGCAGAAGGGCACATCGGCCCATCGCGGCCGCCAGCTCATCCGTGACATCGGCAGTGGACTGCACAGCCTGCATCGCATGGTCGGGCGCGTCGAGGTCGGCGAGAAGCCGGAGATCCTCTGGGAAAAACCCGAACTCGAACTGCTCTACGTGCGGCTGGAGGACGAATACGAACTCAAGGAGCGCCAGCTCGCACTGGAACGCAAGCTCGACGTCATCAGCCGCACGGCCGAGACCCAGCTCGAACTGCTGCAGGCCAGGCGCACGCTGCGGGTCGAGTGGTACATCACCATACTCATCGTGATCGAGATCATGCTTACGCTGTACGAGATGTTCATCCGCGGGGGGACGCACTAG
- a CDS encoding ATP-binding protein, protein MPGLEGLIERGERLLARLEQWSGTSAEPDWTALAFQWQHAAGPWPAGGRGHLAPIHHPQAVQLDDLLNIERQKQALVQNTRQFLAGLPANNALLSGARGTGKSSLVKALLTAFAAEGLRVIEVDKAHLVELPAIVAPLRERPERFLIYTDDLSFEADDAAYKALKAILDGSLQAPPDNVLIYATSNRRHLMPEFMAENQAARMIDGELHPGEAIEEKVSLSERFGLWLSFYPFSQGDYLAVVRHWVAKLDARGDALKGLDEKAAVQFATQRGSRSGRVARQFAADWVGSRGLAGR, encoded by the coding sequence ATGCCGGGACTGGAAGGCCTGATCGAGCGCGGCGAGCGCCTGCTGGCCCGCCTGGAGCAATGGAGCGGCACCAGCGCCGAGCCCGACTGGACGGCGCTGGCCTTCCAGTGGCAACACGCCGCCGGCCCCTGGCCGGCGGGCGGCCGCGGGCACCTGGCCCCCATCCACCACCCCCAGGCCGTGCAGCTGGATGACCTCCTGAACATCGAACGCCAGAAGCAGGCCCTGGTGCAGAACACCCGCCAGTTCCTCGCCGGGCTGCCGGCCAACAACGCCCTGCTCTCCGGCGCACGCGGTACCGGCAAGTCCTCGCTGGTCAAGGCCCTGCTCACCGCCTTCGCCGCCGAGGGGCTGCGCGTCATCGAGGTGGACAAGGCCCACCTGGTCGAGCTGCCGGCCATCGTCGCACCGCTGCGCGAGCGCCCCGAGCGCTTCCTCATCTACACCGACGACCTCTCCTTCGAGGCCGACGATGCGGCCTACAAGGCCCTCAAGGCGATACTCGACGGCTCGCTGCAGGCCCCGCCGGACAACGTGCTCATCTATGCCACCTCCAATCGCCGGCACCTGATGCCCGAATTCATGGCGGAAAACCAGGCGGCGCGGATGATCGACGGCGAGCTGCACCCGGGCGAGGCCATCGAGGAGAAGGTGTCGCTCTCCGAACGCTTCGGGCTATGGCTGTCCTTCTACCCGTTCTCGCAGGGCGATTACCTGGCCGTGGTACGGCACTGGGTCGCGAAGCTGGATGCACGCGGGGATGCGTTGAAGGGACTGGATGAAAAGGCGGCGGTGCAGTTCGCCACCCAGCGCGGCTCGCGCAGCGGCCGGGTGGCGCGACAGTTCGCCGCGGACTGGGTGGGAAGCCGGGGGCTGGCGGGGCGCTGA
- a CDS encoding sulfoxide reductase heme-binding subunit YedZ, giving the protein MQPKALLKPAIFSLCLLPLALLVYDGFTGGLGVNPIEMVTHHTGDWTLRLLLATLALTPLRRLSGWAWPLRLRRMVGLFAFFYACLHLLTYLWLDQFFAWGRIVEDVIERPFITLGMLAFLGLVPLALTSTRGMQRRLGRRWKTLHRLVYPVAILGVLHFWWLVKADVREPLVYALILAVLLGVRLAGWWRRGAAARARAGIST; this is encoded by the coding sequence ATGCAGCCAAAGGCGCTACTAAAACCCGCCATCTTCAGTCTCTGCCTGCTGCCGCTGGCCTTGCTGGTCTATGACGGCTTCACGGGTGGGCTCGGGGTGAACCCGATCGAGATGGTCACGCACCACACGGGGGACTGGACCCTGCGGCTGCTGCTGGCAACGCTGGCCCTGACACCGTTGCGGCGTTTATCCGGCTGGGCCTGGCCGTTGCGGCTGCGGCGCATGGTGGGCCTGTTTGCCTTCTTTTATGCCTGCCTGCACCTGCTCACCTATCTCTGGCTGGACCAGTTCTTCGCCTGGGGAAGGATTGTGGAGGATGTGATCGAGCGGCCGTTCATCACGTTGGGCATGCTGGCCTTCCTCGGCTTGGTGCCGCTGGCGCTGACCTCGACGCGGGGCATGCAGCGGCGCCTGGGCCGGCGCTGGAAGACGCTGCACCGGCTGGTGTACCCGGTGGCGATCCTGGGCGTGCTTCACTTCTGGTGGCTGGTGAAGGCGGACGTGCGCGAGCCGCTGGTCTACGCGCTGATCCTGGCGGTCCTGCTGGGGGTGCGTCTGGCGGGGTGGTGGCGGCGGGGCGCGGCGGCGCGCGCCCGCGCCGGGATCAGTACTTGA
- the msrP gene encoding protein-methionine-sulfoxide reductase catalytic subunit MsrP gives MLIRPPTDIPSSEITPRSLYLKRRDFLKSALGAGLALAGLGSVVTARASAFGGVPASPLSTDEKPNSLHDVTHYNNFYELGTGKRDPARFAGHLKPRPWSVAVAGECEKPAVYDIDDFIRPHALEERIYRLRCVEGWSMVIPWVGFPLAEVIRRARPTSRAKYVEFTTLHDPKMLPGQRVKVLDWPYVEGLRMDEAMHPLTILAVGLYGDVLPNQNGAPLRLVVPWKYGFKSIKSIVSIRFVEEQPVSSWMKAAPREYGFYSNVNPEVDHPRWSQATERRIGEFRKRDTLLFNGYGEQVASLYAGMDLRRNF, from the coding sequence ATGCTGATTCGACCCCCGACGGACATCCCTTCCTCCGAAATCACGCCCCGCTCGCTGTATCTGAAGCGCCGCGATTTCCTCAAGTCCGCGCTGGGCGCCGGGCTGGCCCTGGCGGGGTTGGGCAGTGTGGTGACGGCCCGTGCCTCCGCCTTCGGTGGCGTACCGGCCAGCCCGCTCTCCACCGACGAGAAGCCCAATTCACTGCATGATGTCACGCACTACAACAATTTCTACGAGCTTGGCACCGGCAAGCGTGACCCGGCGCGCTTTGCGGGGCACCTGAAACCGCGTCCCTGGTCGGTGGCGGTGGCGGGCGAGTGCGAGAAACCGGCCGTCTATGACATCGACGACTTCATCCGCCCGCATGCCCTGGAGGAGCGCATCTATCGCCTGCGCTGCGTGGAGGGCTGGTCCATGGTCATCCCCTGGGTGGGCTTCCCTCTGGCCGAGGTGATCCGTCGGGCCCGGCCGACCTCGCGTGCGAAGTATGTCGAATTCACGACCCTGCATGACCCGAAGATGCTGCCGGGCCAGCGCGTAAAGGTGCTGGACTGGCCCTACGTGGAGGGGCTGCGCATGGACGAGGCCATGCATCCGCTCACCATCCTGGCGGTCGGGCTCTATGGCGACGTGCTCCCGAACCAGAACGGCGCGCCGCTGCGGCTGGTGGTGCCGTGGAAATACGGCTTCAAGAGCATCAAGTCCATCGTGAGTATCCGCTTCGTCGAGGAGCAGCCGGTCAGCAGCTGGATGAAGGCCGCCCCGCGCGAATACGGTTTTTATTCCAACGTGAACCCCGAGGTCGATCACCCGCGCTGGAGCCAGGCTACCGAACGGCGCATCGGCGAGTTCCGCAAGCGCGACACGCTGCTGTTCAACGGCTATGGCGAGCAGGTGGCGTCGCTGTATGCCGGGATGGACCTGCGCAGGAACTTCTGA